The Triticum aestivum cultivar Chinese Spring chromosome 3A, IWGSC CS RefSeq v2.1, whole genome shotgun sequence genome includes a region encoding these proteins:
- the LOC123057896 gene encoding xyloglucan galactosyltransferase KATAMARI1 homolog, with translation MSRQRRHTAGTSHIFCRGDRRSMEMYGAVPRPRLLLLLLLAVVFWVCLLHFRLSVLISGVAVAPMERMASFAAGHESRGDDGDKDPCRGRRVYIHDLPPRFNADILSGCGRTDGRWPNMCEQVSNAGLGEPLPEPNLEGKGEGAGGWYATQQFALDPIFHGRMLRYGCLTNNSSEAAAVFVPFYAGFDFARHHWGYDNATRDAASLDLERWLVRRPEWRRAGGRDHFLVAGRTAWDFRRHTCPSPTWGTNLLFLPAAKNMTVLVVESSTTPGHGNDMAVPYPTYFHPRTDDDVLRWQRRIKSADRPWLMSFVGAPRPGDPRSIRSQIIAQCGASSACRQLGCANGATQCHTPGDIMRLFQSSTFCLQPPGDSYTRRSAFDAMVAGCVPVFFHPASAYLQYRWHLPEDHARYSVFIPDDAVRVGNVSIEDTLRRIPRAAVRRMQEEVIRLVPSLVYADPRYSLETVKDAFDVAVEGVLEKVAESMREVKTERRRSKWLDKIWSE, from the coding sequence ATGAGCCGGCAGCGACGACACACCGCCGGCACGAGCCACATTTTCTGCAGAGGCGACCGGCGATCAATGGAGATGTATGGCGCCGTTCCCCGgcctcggctcctcctcctcctcctcctcgcggtcGTGTTTTGGGTTTGCTTACTCCACTTCCGCCTGTCCGTGCTCATCAGTGGCGTGGCGGTCGCGCCGATGGAGCGCATGGCGTCGTTTGCGGCGGGCCACGAGAgccgcggcgacgacggggacaaagacccttgccgggggcgacGCGTGTATATCCATGACCTCCCGCCGCGCTTCAACGCCGACATACTCAGTGGCTGCGGCAGGACGGACGGGCGCTGGCCCAACATGTGCGAGCAAGTGAGCAACGCCGGCCTCGGGGAGCCGCTGCCCGAGCCCAACCTGGAGGGCAAAGGGGAGGGCGCGGGCGGCTGGTACGCCACGCAGCAGTTCGCGCTGGACCCCATCTTCCACGGCCGCATGCTACGCTACGGCTGCCTCACCAACAACTcctccgaggcggcggcggtgttcGTCCCGTTCTACGCCGGCTTCGACTTCGCGCGGCACCACTGGGGCTACGACAACGCCACGCGGGACGCCGCCTCGCTCGACCTGGAGCGCTGGCTCGTGCGCCGCCCGGAGTGGCGCAGGGCGGGCGGCCGCGACCACTTCCTCGTGGCGGGGCGCACGGCGTGGGACTTCCGGCGCCACACCTGCCCCAGCCCGACCTGGGGCACCAACCTCCTCTTCCTACCGGCCGCCAAGAACATGACCGTGCTTGTCGTCGAGTCGTCGACCACGCCCGGCCACGGCAACGACATGGCTGTACCATACCCCACCTACTTCCACCCACGGACAGACGACGACGTCCTGCGCTGGCAGCGCAGGATCAAGAGTGCCGACCGCCCGTGGCTCATGTCCTTCGTGGGCGCGCCGCGACCGGGAGACCCGCGGTCCATCCGATCGCAGATCATCGCCCAGTGCGGCGCCTCGTCCGCGTGCCGGCAGCTGGGCTGCGCCAACGGCGCCACCCAGTGCCACACCCCGGGGGACATCATGCGGCTCTTCCAGAGCTCCACCTTCTGCCTCCAGCCGCCGGGGGACTCGTACACGCGGCGGTCGGCGTTCGACGCCATGGTCGCCGGCTGCGTGCCCGTCTTCTTCCACCCGGCGTCCGCCTATCTCCAGTACCGGTGGCACCTGCCGGAGGACCACGCCAGGTACTCGGTGTTCATACCGGACGACGCCGTGCGCGTCGGGAACGTGAGCATCGAGGACACGCTGAGAAGGATACCGCGAGCGGCGGTGCGGAGGATGCAGGAGGAGGTCATCAGGCTCGTGCCGAGCCTGGTGTACGCTGACCCGAGGTACTCGCTCGAGACAGTCAAGGACGCATTCGACGTCGCCGTGGAAGGTGTCCTAGAGAAGGTGGCGGAGTCGATGCGGGAAGTCAAAACTGAGCGTCGTCGATCCAAGTGGCTAGACAAGATTTGGTCCGAGTAA